The genomic stretch TTGTGCCATTGTCTGCTTGCTTGCTTAAGACCATAGATGCTCTTAGTCAGTTTACACACTTTTCCTTCTTGCCCTGGTGCAGCAAATCCCCCAGGTTGCACCATATATATAGTTTCCTCCAAATCACCATTGAGAAAAGCTGTCTTCACATCCATTTGCTCAAGCTCCCAATTGTTCTTTGCTACAACTGACAACAACATTCTGATGGAACTATGCTTCACAACAGGGGAAAACACCTCGTTATAATCAATCCCATATTCTTGAGTAAATCCCCTTGCTACAAGCCTGGCCTTAAATCTGATTGACCCATCAGCCTCAATTCTCCTTTTAAAAATCCACTTACAAGTAACCAGTTTTCTATCCTCTACTTTATCCACAAGAACCCATGTCTTGTTCTTCATCAGAGAGTCCATCTCTTCCCTCATTGCCTGCAACCAATTGACTTTATCCTTGCTTTCCATGGCCTCCCTATATGTGAGAGGCTCCTCAAGTTCAATCTCCTCTGCAGCAACTAGAGCATAGAACACTGTTTCAAAATTAGAGAACCTGCTTGGTAGCTTGCCAACTCTTCTGACTCTATCCCTAGGCTGTCGTGCCAACGACTCAGCTAGGTTGGGATATCCTCCTTATCAGTTGACCACACCACTACCTAACAAATATGCTCTTCCACTCTCATCACCATTTCTTCACCTTTATACATTTATAACAAATTTTCAAGTATACATATAAACTTATACAAAGTACCCCtcttcaaatatataaaaaaaattctagatATAATTTTGCCCCTCCTATAATGAAATCCTGACCCGACCCTATTAACAGGTCAAATTTAAATTAGATCTTAATGGGTTACTTCATTATCAGGTTGATCACTCAGTTTGCTAGCCCTACACGTGAACAGACAAAAAGTTCGTTAAACAAATCTGTGAGACGTCTTCTTCCAAACAAGGGTCCACCTCTCAAGCTGTCATCTCTACATAAAGTCtgtgttgtgttttttttgtatgcTAGTATATACGGTTTTCTGTGTCTATGCTCTTATTTCATATCTTAGGTTATCAAACAATAAGGTAAAATTGTGTTATCTTACAAACTTAAGATAAATTATCTTACTTTGAATTATCAAATGTTAAGACATATAGTCTATCAAACACCCCATTAGTTGCTAAATTGAGAGAGTACAGAGTAGAAAGATAAATCAAATTGGCTGATAGTAATTCCTCTGTATGTCAAAAACTCAAAATCAAAAATATAGAAGAGAAGGATGATCACTGCAAATATGGAAAACAGAAGGGCATAATCGCAAAGAATCTAATATTATATTCCCGCAGTCAGCAACCACTGAGAAAGCAAGCAAATCGGACAGTGTAGCAGAAGCGCAAGTATTTAATTTTCACAACCTCCTCCACAACCATTCCCATTTCCCCAAATTTTCTTAAACCCTAGAATCATTCACAATTTATCCTGCATGTTTTTCCCAAGAAACCTTTGCAATAAATTGTGAATAAAAGACAAACACAAGCACAATTGGCCTTGCTCACAAAACTCAGATCAAACATGGCTGTATTTTCTTCTTCCAGGTACTTACTGGCCTTCTTATTGCTCAATCTTCACCTCGAAGTTATGGATGCCGACACCAATTTAACTTTTTATTTCAAGAATTTTGGTAAAGTCTCCAACTTTAAGTCACAGCTTGCCCTGTTTAGGGATGCTATGGTTGGTGGAGACAACTTTCTTGTCCAAATTGGGGTATCTACTGCTGGGAGGTTTGTCTGCAAGAAGCCCCTTAATCTTGTTCATGAAAAATCAAGACAATTGGTGTCATTTTCGAATTACTTTGCATTTTCCATGTCTGGGGTAGATGGGGATGGTTTAGCTTTTGTAATGCTGCCTTCTCAATTTCCCTTGAATGTTTTTGATGATGGAGAGATGGGATTTTTaaaagagaggaagatgaagtTTCTTGCAGTTGAATTTGATACATTTAAGAATGAAAAGCATGGAGATGTGAATGGTAACCATGTTGGCATAGATGCTGGTAGTCCTGTCTCTGTTAAAGTGAGCAATGTTTCATCATTCAATTTGGTGTTAAATGGTGGAGAAAAGTTGCAAGCTTGGATTGATTATGAAGCAAGTAGTAAAAGATTTGAGGTTAGGCTGAACAAATTTGGTTTGAGTAGGTTGCTCACTTACTCCATCGATCTTTCGAAAATGTGGGGAAGTGAAAATGTTGTTGTGGGATTTAGCTCTTCGAGTGCAAACTCGTCACAGAGAAACAGCATCCACTCGTGGAGTTTCGAGTCAAGAATCATGCCGCGGTGGATGCATTCTGAGCCCTTGGATCCACAGCAGTCTGTGGGcaaggaagaagagaggaaagtTCACACGAGAAGCGACTGCACGGTAAGAATTATTTCCGGTTGGCGTTTGGCACCGGATGTGGAGCTTTGGGGGCGTTCCTCGTGTTGATCTTGTGGAGTATGTTGGGAGATAGGCGCCCCATTGTGCCAGAGGAGTTGGTCGCGCAATCTAAGGAGTCGGAGTGCAAGAAGTTTGATGATGCTGTAGATAATACCGTCGAAGATGGTAAGGTTTTAGGTTCTTGATTTGCAGTGCAGAGAAATATTTGGTGTTTTGTGATTGTAAATCCTCTGTTTTTGGTACTTGGTTGCCATGGTGCTGTAATTTAGTGATCAGTCATTTTAACGTAGTTTTGTTAGTTTATTAGTGTATCAATCATTAAAATACAGCTTCATTTGGGGAATTGCTGATCATAATATTTTAGCATTGATGGGTTGTCCAGGATTTAAGTAATTCCATTTATTCAtagtagtagactaatagtTGATGTCTTCAAACATATTTTAGAGCTTTTGATATCCCTTTTAGACCATCTCTAACTATAttccaaaaatgagttttggtgtagaaatcttctccaaccatacaccaaaTTCAAGTGTTTTTTGTGAAACAACATCAAATATGATGTTACTGCAAAAAATTTATAAGacaaaaacacaaaaatgatgtaaattttaaatttggtgtaaatggttggataTGGTCGCATGTTACTGAGGAACAACGGGAGATTAGATCTCATAGAGTTCAATTCCCGTTCTCAACCCATGACCAATATGAGCTCGAACCCTCCTTCGTAACTCCCGGAACTTCTTCGTAGTGGCTCCCTTCCATGCCTCATTTCAGAGGGAACCTCAAAGTGGCTCTATTTCATTATATTCCATCCAGATCCCAATTCCATTCATTTAATACCCCCCTTGGGGTCGTTGACATAACAGATGTCATTTCTAGTCTATCtctttctatttcttttctATATATGGAAAGTTCAAAAATCATCATATAATAATCCAGAAATTgcaatagaaaagaaaaaagggaGGTTTGTGATGATTTTTCAATCTTTTCTACTAGGTAATCTAGTATCCTTATGCATGAAGCTAATCAATTCGGTCGTTGTGGTCGGACTCTATTATGGATTTCTGACCACATTCTCTATAGGGCCCTCTTATCTCTTCGTTCTCCGAGCTCAGGTTATGGAAGAAGGAACCGAGAAGAAGGTATCAGCAACAACTGGTTTTATTACGGGACAGCTCATGATGTTCATATCGATCTATTATGCGCCTCTGCATCTAGCATTGGATAGACCTCATACAATAACTGTCCTAGCTCTACCATATCTTTTGTTTCATTTCTTCTGGAACAATCACTTTTTTGATTATGGATCTACTACCAGAAATTCAATGCGTAATTTCAGCATTCAATGTTTATTCCTGAATAAtctcatttttcaattattcAACCATTTCATTTTACCAAGTTCAATGTTAGCCAGATTAGTCAACATTTATATGTTTCGATGCAACAACAAGATGTTATTTGTAACAAGTAGTTTTGTTGGTTGGTTAATTGGTCACATTTTATTCATGAAATGGCTTGGATTGGTATTAGTCTGGATACGGCAAAATCATTCTATTAGATCGAATAAGTACATTCGATCTAATAAGTACCTTGTATCAGAATTGAGAAATTCTATGGCTCGGATCTTTAGtattctcttatttattacCTGTGTCTACTATTTAGGCAGAATACCGTCACCCCTTTTTACTAAGAAACTCAAAGAAACCTCAAAAACGGAAGAAAGAGATGTAGAAATAGAAACAGCTTCCGAAATGAAGGGGACTAAACAGGAACAAGAGGGATCCACCGAAGAAGATCCTTCTCCTTCCTTTTTTTCGGAAGAAAAGGCGGATCCGAACAAAATCGATAAAACGGAAGAAATCCGAGTGAATGGAAAGGAAAATGAATTCCACTTTCGATTTACAGAGACAGACTCTAAAAATAGACGCGTTTCTGAAGAGTCTTATCTAATGAATATCAACGAGAATCAGGAAAATGCAAGATTCAAAATAAATGATTCAaaaacggaaaataaaaagCCTTTCTTTTTTGACAAACCTTTTATAACTGTTCTTTTCGATTCGAAGCGATGGAATCGACCATTTCGatacataaaaaataataactttGACAGGGTTGTGAGAAATGAAATGTCGCAATATTTTTTTGACATATGTCAAAGTGATGGAAAAGAAAGAATTTCTTTTACATATCCTCCTGGTTTATccattttttttgaaatgataaaaaaaaggataTCGACCCATCTTTTCGAAAAATCTGCATGTAATGAACTTTACAATCCTTGGGTTTATACCAacaaagaaaaagggaaaagtTTCAACAACGAATTTCAAAATCGAATTAAAGCTCTAGACAAAGAAGCTTTTTCTTTGAGGGTACTGGAAACAAGAACTCGATTATGTAATGAGGATTCTACAAACGAATACTTATCAAAAGTATATGATCCCTTCTTGAACGGATCATATCGTAAAACAATCTACAAAAACCTTTCTCTTTCAACATTAAACAATACTTTAATAGAAAATCTCATAGAGAAATTTGAGATAAATCGAATTCATGGTATACTTCTTCCAGATGCCGATTATCGAAAATTTGAACTGACAAAAAATAGATTTGAAAAAAAACCATTATCAACagaaatttttcattttttaactttCATCAGTAAATTTGTTAGAGAATCAGGATCTCCCAATCTAAACCTGAAAGatccttttttattttcagaagGAAGAATAGATTCcgaaaaaggaacaaaaagttttaaaaaatttttaacTCAAACCTATTTTGATGGTCGAAAAATTAGCagaaaatcgataaaaaaaatcagtaaAAAAATACCCCAACGGTCATACAGATTAATTACCGATTTAGAACAACAGTCAGGAGAATATCAAGAAAACGtaccaatagatcatcaaattCGTTCAAGAAAGGGCAAACGTGTAGTGATTTTTACTGCTAACAGGGAGAATAGTGATTCTAATATTACCGATACTAATATGCCCGATGAAATAG from Salvia splendens isolate huo1 chromosome 4, SspV2, whole genome shotgun sequence encodes the following:
- the LOC121798986 gene encoding L-type lectin-domain containing receptor kinase VIII.2-like, with protein sequence MAVFSSSRDAMVGGDNFLVQIGVSTAGRFVCKKPLNLVHEKSRQLVSFSNYFAFSMSGVDGDGLAFVMLPSQFPLNVFDDGEMGFLKERKMKFLAVEFDTFKNEKHGDVNGNHVGIDAGSPVSVKVSNVSSFNLVLNGGEKLQAWIDYEASSKRFEVRLNKFGLSRLLTYSIDLSKMWGSENVVVGFSSSSANSSQRNSIHSWSFESRIMPRWMHSEPLDPQQSVGKEEERKVHTRSDCTVRIISGWRLAPDVELWGRSSC